In a single window of the Nicotiana tomentosiformis chromosome 10, ASM39032v3, whole genome shotgun sequence genome:
- the LOC104086049 gene encoding uncharacterized protein isoform X2, producing MDFQQPHPYSSRPPQQQPPLPPPPSMVDPHHHQQRPPVPPPGSWYSNQFQYHPPPPQHSPPSSQPQQWGPPPPPPPPPFPGPSHGPYHIQQQAQAQYPPPLPPRPQSFPHGNQDRGNMNWGQQQSWENSASSNEDWAAKARAWAAANAATDYQHQHSQFTHDSRPEEQSHYYGQYTQSADQHFQDIQQPPVLPASNQHSMNPVAPPQRASFGHSQEPAFFTSGQPTYVPDMRLPYTARDGSFTGDSVASFPKQGNSSISPLVHQQEVPSSYSSIAGKEEAGNQNEPFYGSSPFGNSTQQHHAQPMPTAPNKPAVTEEHRYVMGPDLSDQPLDFAPHFNHDHSQPYFVRADSGGTVGVADPVSAMPSNYAWPSSAAPGAAYSPLPPLPPMGSQVDPTVIGASPVTEHTGPFFGRVQSSSFNPTVPSVGAHFSVGAGAALHPPAAFPADAYGISDRPKKAAVPNWLREEIIKKKAVITTSAPDVQKEDSQSIEDEGVDKSYRKSDQADSKSIDSSRSTEEEDDDEVEVEAARTAAMNQEIKRVLTEVLLKVTDELFDEIATRVLSEEDLTVDVEQQAGASSQKVSASVQPVTTPKASAKVLIPPKLKDAHSVDASEKSTSSSPGDLLGLASYASDDEDDNEIQSSDKQKPKEHANGRSHEESEKHDRSPVNLEKNPREMSPNVGTVRNVAVSSKLTDDRTTRYSAHEDAGGSFKTESRVPEDKMLGEKDVKTENPSETLDLKRTKVDNYRSEDKRDKSDKSGKREVRKGSGTNDNGIDITSSKDRKTEKEGNRRNHEEGHVRKEKVDDLDGSKDRVKEKSRKSGEKAKESDSRKRPSPSNVKEERKETERYSRAGVATDNGRKRERTKDEKREKSRHKEERVSSRHKRHRSSSIDSRGKESKDNSVSHANDSSDESLDDSRRKVHANRHRSPSPVRSRKRHVSRSPHSKHSQRKHSPYPASERIRGRRSRSRSRSPVHRKR from the exons ATGGACTTCCAACAACCGCATCCGTATAGTAGTAGGCCACCACAACAACAACCACCGTTACCGCCGCCGCCGTCCATGGTGGAtccccaccatcatcaacaacggCCGCCGGTCCCACCACCTGGTTCATGGTACTCGAACCAATTCCAATACCACCCACCCCCACCTCAGCATTCTCCCCCGTCTTCTCAGCCACAGCAGTGGGGTCCAccccctcctcctcctcctcctccattTCCTGGACCTTCTCACGGGCCTTATCATATTCAACAACAGGCCCAGGCCCAGTATCCACCTCCTCTCCCCCCAAGGCCTCAATCCTTTCCTCATGGAAATCAG GACCGGGGCAATATGAACTGGGGTCAACAGCAAAGTTGGGAAAACTCAG CATCTAGCAATGAAGATTGGGCTGCAAAGGCCCGAGCATGGGCAGCTGCCAACGCTGCTACTGACTATCAGCACCAGCACTCGCAGTTTACACATGATAGCAGGCCGGAAGAGCAGAGTCATTACTATGGGCAATACACTCAATCTGCTGATCAACATTTCCAAGACATTCAACAACCACCAGTTCTGCCAGCAAGTAATCAACACTCTATGAATCCTGTGGCACCTCCTCAGAGGGCGTCGTTTGGCCATTCACAGGAGCCTGCCTTCTTCACCTCTGGGCAACCTACTTATGTTCCTGACATGCGTTTACCTTACACTGCTAGAGATGGAAGTTTCACTGGAGATTCAGTTGCTTCATTCCCTAAGCAAGGAAACTCATCCATAAGTCCATTAGTCCATCAGCAGGAGGTACCTTCTAGTTATTCTTCTATTGCAG GTAAAGAAGAGGCTGGGAATCAAAATGAGCCGTTCTATGGTTCTTCACCTTTTGGCAACTCTACTCAGCAGCATCATGCACAACCAATGCCAACAGCACCCAATAAACCTGCAGTGACGGAAGAGCATCGTTATGTGATGGGTCCTGATCTTAGTGATCAGCCTTTGGACTTTGCACCTCATTTTAATCATGACCATTCCCAGCCCTATTTTGTTCGTGCTGATTCAGGAGGCACTGTGGGGGTTGCAGATCCTGTTTCAGCAATGCCTTCCAATTATGCATGGCCTTCTTCTGCTGCTCCTGGTGCCGCGTATTCTCCTCTTCCTCCATTACCTCCAATGGGGTCTCag GTTGATCCTACTGTCATTGGAGCTTCTCCAGTTACTGAACACACTGGACCATTCTTTGGAAGAGTACAGAGTTCAAGCTTCAACCCAACTGTCCCATCGGTTGGTGCACACTTTAGTGTAGGTGCAGGGGCTGCCCTGCATCCTCCAGCAGCTTTTCCAGCTGATGCATATGGGATTTCTGATCGACCTAAGAAG GCTGCTGTGCCAAACTGGCTTAGAGAGGAAATAATTAAGAAGAAAGCTGTCATCACAACTTCAGCTCCAGACGTTCAAAAGGAGGATTCTCAATCTATTGAAGATGAAGGTGTTGATAAATCTTATCGGAAAAGTGACCAGGCTGATAGCAAGAGCATCGATTCTTCAAGGTCAACTGAAGAAGAGGATGATGATGAG GTTGAGGTAGAAGCAGCACGAACTGCAGCAATGAATCAGGAAATAAAGCGCGTCTTAACTGAAGTTCTTTTAAAG GTTACTGATGAACTATTTGATGAAATTGCAACAAGAGTTCTTAGCGAAGAGGATCTCACTGTTGATG TTGAGCAACAAGCTGGTGCTTCCAGCCAGAAGGTATCAGCATCTGTTCAACCTGTTACAACTCCCAAGGCCTCTGCCAAGGTTCTGATACCACCCAAACTTAAAGATGCTCATTCAGTTGATGCCAGTGAGAAATCTACTTCCAGTTCTCCTGGGGATCTATTAGGCCTTGCTAGTTATGCATCAGATGATGAGGATGACAATGAAATCCAGAGTTCTGATAAGCAAAAGCCCAAAGAGCATGCCAATGGACGATCTCATGAAGAATCTGAGAAGCATGATAGATCTCCTGTAAACCTGGAGAAAAATCCTCGTGAAATGAGTCCTAATGTTGGAACTGTTAGGAATGTTGCTGTCAGCTCTAAGTTGACTGATGACAGGACAACTAGATATTCTGCCCATGAAGATGCTGGAGGCTCCTTTAAGACTGAATCAAGAGTTCCGGAGGATAAGATGCTGGGTGAGAAGGATGTGAAAACTGAAAATCCATCCGAGACTCTTGATCTCAAAAGGACTAAGGTAGATAATTACAGAAGTGAAGACAAAAGAGATAAGTCAGATAAAAGTGGTAAACGTGAAGTTAGAAAGGGTTCTGGCACAAATGATAATGGTATTGACATTACAAGCTCGAAGGACAGGAAAACTGAGAAAGAAGGAAACCGTAGGAACCATGAGGAAGGACATGTTAGAAAGGAAAAGGTGGACGATCTAGATGGTTCAAAAGATAGAGTGAAAGAGAAAAGTCGTAAGTCAGGGGAAAAAGCCAAGGAATCTGACTCAAGGAAAAGGCCCTCTCCTTCTAATGTCAAGGAAGAAAGAAAGGAGACAGAAAGATACAGCAGAGCTGGTGTTGCTACAGATAATGGAAGAAAAAGAGAGAGAACAAAGGATGAGAAAAGAGAAAAATCCAGACATAAAGAGGAAAGGGTCTCCAGCAGACATAAGAGACATCGTTCATCTTCTATTGATAGCAGGGGTAAAGAGAGCAAGGACAACTCTGTTAGCCATGCCAATGATTCCAGTGATGAATCTTTAGATGATTCTAGAag GAAGGTGCATGCAAATAGACACCGATCGCCATCGCCAGTCAGGTCAAGGAAAAG
- the LOC104086049 gene encoding uncharacterized protein isoform X3, with product MDFQQPHPYSSRPPQQQPPLPPPPSMVDPHHHQQRPPVPPPGSWYSNQFQYHPPPPQHSPPSSQPQQWGPPPPPPPPPFPGPSHGPYHIQQQAQAQYPPPLPPRPQSFPHGNQDRGNMNWGQQQSWENSVASSNEDWAAKARAWAAANAATDYQHQHSQFTHDSRPEEQSHYYGQYTQSADQHFQDIQQPPVLPASNQHSMNPVAPPQRASFGHSQEPAFFTSGQPTYVPDMRLPYTARDGSFTGDSVASFPKQGNSSISPLVHQQEVPSSYSSIAGKEEAGNQNEPFYGSSPFGNSTQQHHAQPMPTAPNKPAVTEEHRYVMGPDLSDQPLDFAPHFNHDHSQPYFVRADSGGTVGVADPVSAMPSNYAWPSSAAPGAAYSPLPPLPPMGSQVDPTVIGASPVTEHTGPFFGRVQSSSFNPTVPSVGAHFSVGAGAALHPPAAFPADAYGISDRPKKAAVPNWLREEIIKKKAVITTSAPDVQKEDSQSIEDEGVDKSYRKSDQADSKSIDSSRSTEEEDDDEVEVEAARTAAMNQEIKRVLTEVLLKVTDELFDEIATRVLSEEDLTVDVEQQAGASSQKVSASVQPVTTPKASAKVLIPPKLKDAHSVDASEKSTSSSPGDLLGLASYASDDEDDNEIQSSDKQKPKEHANGRSHEESEKHDRSPVNLEKNPREMSPNVGTVRNVAVSSKLTDDRTTRYSAHEDAGGSFKTESRVPEDKMLGEKDVKTENPSETLDLKRTKVDNYRSEDKRDKSDKSGKREVRKGSGTNDNGIDITSSKDRKTEKEGNRRNHEEGHVRKEKVDDLDGSKDRVKEKSRKSGEKAKESDSRKRPSPSNVKEERKETERYSRAGVATDNGRKRERTKDEKREKSRHKEERVSSRHKRHRSSSIDSRGKESKDNSVSHANDSSDESLDDSRRKVHANRHRSPSPVRSRKRGRRSRSRSRSPVHRKR from the exons ATGGACTTCCAACAACCGCATCCGTATAGTAGTAGGCCACCACAACAACAACCACCGTTACCGCCGCCGCCGTCCATGGTGGAtccccaccatcatcaacaacggCCGCCGGTCCCACCACCTGGTTCATGGTACTCGAACCAATTCCAATACCACCCACCCCCACCTCAGCATTCTCCCCCGTCTTCTCAGCCACAGCAGTGGGGTCCAccccctcctcctcctcctcctccattTCCTGGACCTTCTCACGGGCCTTATCATATTCAACAACAGGCCCAGGCCCAGTATCCACCTCCTCTCCCCCCAAGGCCTCAATCCTTTCCTCATGGAAATCAG GACCGGGGCAATATGAACTGGGGTCAACAGCAAAGTTGGGAAAACTCAG TAGCATCTAGCAATGAAGATTGGGCTGCAAAGGCCCGAGCATGGGCAGCTGCCAACGCTGCTACTGACTATCAGCACCAGCACTCGCAGTTTACACATGATAGCAGGCCGGAAGAGCAGAGTCATTACTATGGGCAATACACTCAATCTGCTGATCAACATTTCCAAGACATTCAACAACCACCAGTTCTGCCAGCAAGTAATCAACACTCTATGAATCCTGTGGCACCTCCTCAGAGGGCGTCGTTTGGCCATTCACAGGAGCCTGCCTTCTTCACCTCTGGGCAACCTACTTATGTTCCTGACATGCGTTTACCTTACACTGCTAGAGATGGAAGTTTCACTGGAGATTCAGTTGCTTCATTCCCTAAGCAAGGAAACTCATCCATAAGTCCATTAGTCCATCAGCAGGAGGTACCTTCTAGTTATTCTTCTATTGCAG GTAAAGAAGAGGCTGGGAATCAAAATGAGCCGTTCTATGGTTCTTCACCTTTTGGCAACTCTACTCAGCAGCATCATGCACAACCAATGCCAACAGCACCCAATAAACCTGCAGTGACGGAAGAGCATCGTTATGTGATGGGTCCTGATCTTAGTGATCAGCCTTTGGACTTTGCACCTCATTTTAATCATGACCATTCCCAGCCCTATTTTGTTCGTGCTGATTCAGGAGGCACTGTGGGGGTTGCAGATCCTGTTTCAGCAATGCCTTCCAATTATGCATGGCCTTCTTCTGCTGCTCCTGGTGCCGCGTATTCTCCTCTTCCTCCATTACCTCCAATGGGGTCTCag GTTGATCCTACTGTCATTGGAGCTTCTCCAGTTACTGAACACACTGGACCATTCTTTGGAAGAGTACAGAGTTCAAGCTTCAACCCAACTGTCCCATCGGTTGGTGCACACTTTAGTGTAGGTGCAGGGGCTGCCCTGCATCCTCCAGCAGCTTTTCCAGCTGATGCATATGGGATTTCTGATCGACCTAAGAAG GCTGCTGTGCCAAACTGGCTTAGAGAGGAAATAATTAAGAAGAAAGCTGTCATCACAACTTCAGCTCCAGACGTTCAAAAGGAGGATTCTCAATCTATTGAAGATGAAGGTGTTGATAAATCTTATCGGAAAAGTGACCAGGCTGATAGCAAGAGCATCGATTCTTCAAGGTCAACTGAAGAAGAGGATGATGATGAG GTTGAGGTAGAAGCAGCACGAACTGCAGCAATGAATCAGGAAATAAAGCGCGTCTTAACTGAAGTTCTTTTAAAG GTTACTGATGAACTATTTGATGAAATTGCAACAAGAGTTCTTAGCGAAGAGGATCTCACTGTTGATG TTGAGCAACAAGCTGGTGCTTCCAGCCAGAAGGTATCAGCATCTGTTCAACCTGTTACAACTCCCAAGGCCTCTGCCAAGGTTCTGATACCACCCAAACTTAAAGATGCTCATTCAGTTGATGCCAGTGAGAAATCTACTTCCAGTTCTCCTGGGGATCTATTAGGCCTTGCTAGTTATGCATCAGATGATGAGGATGACAATGAAATCCAGAGTTCTGATAAGCAAAAGCCCAAAGAGCATGCCAATGGACGATCTCATGAAGAATCTGAGAAGCATGATAGATCTCCTGTAAACCTGGAGAAAAATCCTCGTGAAATGAGTCCTAATGTTGGAACTGTTAGGAATGTTGCTGTCAGCTCTAAGTTGACTGATGACAGGACAACTAGATATTCTGCCCATGAAGATGCTGGAGGCTCCTTTAAGACTGAATCAAGAGTTCCGGAGGATAAGATGCTGGGTGAGAAGGATGTGAAAACTGAAAATCCATCCGAGACTCTTGATCTCAAAAGGACTAAGGTAGATAATTACAGAAGTGAAGACAAAAGAGATAAGTCAGATAAAAGTGGTAAACGTGAAGTTAGAAAGGGTTCTGGCACAAATGATAATGGTATTGACATTACAAGCTCGAAGGACAGGAAAACTGAGAAAGAAGGAAACCGTAGGAACCATGAGGAAGGACATGTTAGAAAGGAAAAGGTGGACGATCTAGATGGTTCAAAAGATAGAGTGAAAGAGAAAAGTCGTAAGTCAGGGGAAAAAGCCAAGGAATCTGACTCAAGGAAAAGGCCCTCTCCTTCTAATGTCAAGGAAGAAAGAAAGGAGACAGAAAGATACAGCAGAGCTGGTGTTGCTACAGATAATGGAAGAAAAAGAGAGAGAACAAAGGATGAGAAAAGAGAAAAATCCAGACATAAAGAGGAAAGGGTCTCCAGCAGACATAAGAGACATCGTTCATCTTCTATTGATAGCAGGGGTAAAGAGAGCAAGGACAACTCTGTTAGCCATGCCAATGATTCCAGTGATGAATCTTTAGATGATTCTAGAag GAAGGTGCATGCAAATAGACACCGATCGCCATCGCCAGTCAGGTCAAGGAAAAG
- the LOC104086049 gene encoding uncharacterized protein isoform X1: MDFQQPHPYSSRPPQQQPPLPPPPSMVDPHHHQQRPPVPPPGSWYSNQFQYHPPPPQHSPPSSQPQQWGPPPPPPPPPFPGPSHGPYHIQQQAQAQYPPPLPPRPQSFPHGNQDRGNMNWGQQQSWENSVASSNEDWAAKARAWAAANAATDYQHQHSQFTHDSRPEEQSHYYGQYTQSADQHFQDIQQPPVLPASNQHSMNPVAPPQRASFGHSQEPAFFTSGQPTYVPDMRLPYTARDGSFTGDSVASFPKQGNSSISPLVHQQEVPSSYSSIAGKEEAGNQNEPFYGSSPFGNSTQQHHAQPMPTAPNKPAVTEEHRYVMGPDLSDQPLDFAPHFNHDHSQPYFVRADSGGTVGVADPVSAMPSNYAWPSSAAPGAAYSPLPPLPPMGSQVDPTVIGASPVTEHTGPFFGRVQSSSFNPTVPSVGAHFSVGAGAALHPPAAFPADAYGISDRPKKAAVPNWLREEIIKKKAVITTSAPDVQKEDSQSIEDEGVDKSYRKSDQADSKSIDSSRSTEEEDDDEVEVEAARTAAMNQEIKRVLTEVLLKVTDELFDEIATRVLSEEDLTVDVEQQAGASSQKVSASVQPVTTPKASAKVLIPPKLKDAHSVDASEKSTSSSPGDLLGLASYASDDEDDNEIQSSDKQKPKEHANGRSHEESEKHDRSPVNLEKNPREMSPNVGTVRNVAVSSKLTDDRTTRYSAHEDAGGSFKTESRVPEDKMLGEKDVKTENPSETLDLKRTKVDNYRSEDKRDKSDKSGKREVRKGSGTNDNGIDITSSKDRKTEKEGNRRNHEEGHVRKEKVDDLDGSKDRVKEKSRKSGEKAKESDSRKRPSPSNVKEERKETERYSRAGVATDNGRKRERTKDEKREKSRHKEERVSSRHKRHRSSSIDSRGKESKDNSVSHANDSSDESLDDSRRKVHANRHRSPSPVRSRKRHVSRSPHSKHSQRKHSPYPASERIRGRRSRSRSRSPVHRKR; the protein is encoded by the exons ATGGACTTCCAACAACCGCATCCGTATAGTAGTAGGCCACCACAACAACAACCACCGTTACCGCCGCCGCCGTCCATGGTGGAtccccaccatcatcaacaacggCCGCCGGTCCCACCACCTGGTTCATGGTACTCGAACCAATTCCAATACCACCCACCCCCACCTCAGCATTCTCCCCCGTCTTCTCAGCCACAGCAGTGGGGTCCAccccctcctcctcctcctcctccattTCCTGGACCTTCTCACGGGCCTTATCATATTCAACAACAGGCCCAGGCCCAGTATCCACCTCCTCTCCCCCCAAGGCCTCAATCCTTTCCTCATGGAAATCAG GACCGGGGCAATATGAACTGGGGTCAACAGCAAAGTTGGGAAAACTCAG TAGCATCTAGCAATGAAGATTGGGCTGCAAAGGCCCGAGCATGGGCAGCTGCCAACGCTGCTACTGACTATCAGCACCAGCACTCGCAGTTTACACATGATAGCAGGCCGGAAGAGCAGAGTCATTACTATGGGCAATACACTCAATCTGCTGATCAACATTTCCAAGACATTCAACAACCACCAGTTCTGCCAGCAAGTAATCAACACTCTATGAATCCTGTGGCACCTCCTCAGAGGGCGTCGTTTGGCCATTCACAGGAGCCTGCCTTCTTCACCTCTGGGCAACCTACTTATGTTCCTGACATGCGTTTACCTTACACTGCTAGAGATGGAAGTTTCACTGGAGATTCAGTTGCTTCATTCCCTAAGCAAGGAAACTCATCCATAAGTCCATTAGTCCATCAGCAGGAGGTACCTTCTAGTTATTCTTCTATTGCAG GTAAAGAAGAGGCTGGGAATCAAAATGAGCCGTTCTATGGTTCTTCACCTTTTGGCAACTCTACTCAGCAGCATCATGCACAACCAATGCCAACAGCACCCAATAAACCTGCAGTGACGGAAGAGCATCGTTATGTGATGGGTCCTGATCTTAGTGATCAGCCTTTGGACTTTGCACCTCATTTTAATCATGACCATTCCCAGCCCTATTTTGTTCGTGCTGATTCAGGAGGCACTGTGGGGGTTGCAGATCCTGTTTCAGCAATGCCTTCCAATTATGCATGGCCTTCTTCTGCTGCTCCTGGTGCCGCGTATTCTCCTCTTCCTCCATTACCTCCAATGGGGTCTCag GTTGATCCTACTGTCATTGGAGCTTCTCCAGTTACTGAACACACTGGACCATTCTTTGGAAGAGTACAGAGTTCAAGCTTCAACCCAACTGTCCCATCGGTTGGTGCACACTTTAGTGTAGGTGCAGGGGCTGCCCTGCATCCTCCAGCAGCTTTTCCAGCTGATGCATATGGGATTTCTGATCGACCTAAGAAG GCTGCTGTGCCAAACTGGCTTAGAGAGGAAATAATTAAGAAGAAAGCTGTCATCACAACTTCAGCTCCAGACGTTCAAAAGGAGGATTCTCAATCTATTGAAGATGAAGGTGTTGATAAATCTTATCGGAAAAGTGACCAGGCTGATAGCAAGAGCATCGATTCTTCAAGGTCAACTGAAGAAGAGGATGATGATGAG GTTGAGGTAGAAGCAGCACGAACTGCAGCAATGAATCAGGAAATAAAGCGCGTCTTAACTGAAGTTCTTTTAAAG GTTACTGATGAACTATTTGATGAAATTGCAACAAGAGTTCTTAGCGAAGAGGATCTCACTGTTGATG TTGAGCAACAAGCTGGTGCTTCCAGCCAGAAGGTATCAGCATCTGTTCAACCTGTTACAACTCCCAAGGCCTCTGCCAAGGTTCTGATACCACCCAAACTTAAAGATGCTCATTCAGTTGATGCCAGTGAGAAATCTACTTCCAGTTCTCCTGGGGATCTATTAGGCCTTGCTAGTTATGCATCAGATGATGAGGATGACAATGAAATCCAGAGTTCTGATAAGCAAAAGCCCAAAGAGCATGCCAATGGACGATCTCATGAAGAATCTGAGAAGCATGATAGATCTCCTGTAAACCTGGAGAAAAATCCTCGTGAAATGAGTCCTAATGTTGGAACTGTTAGGAATGTTGCTGTCAGCTCTAAGTTGACTGATGACAGGACAACTAGATATTCTGCCCATGAAGATGCTGGAGGCTCCTTTAAGACTGAATCAAGAGTTCCGGAGGATAAGATGCTGGGTGAGAAGGATGTGAAAACTGAAAATCCATCCGAGACTCTTGATCTCAAAAGGACTAAGGTAGATAATTACAGAAGTGAAGACAAAAGAGATAAGTCAGATAAAAGTGGTAAACGTGAAGTTAGAAAGGGTTCTGGCACAAATGATAATGGTATTGACATTACAAGCTCGAAGGACAGGAAAACTGAGAAAGAAGGAAACCGTAGGAACCATGAGGAAGGACATGTTAGAAAGGAAAAGGTGGACGATCTAGATGGTTCAAAAGATAGAGTGAAAGAGAAAAGTCGTAAGTCAGGGGAAAAAGCCAAGGAATCTGACTCAAGGAAAAGGCCCTCTCCTTCTAATGTCAAGGAAGAAAGAAAGGAGACAGAAAGATACAGCAGAGCTGGTGTTGCTACAGATAATGGAAGAAAAAGAGAGAGAACAAAGGATGAGAAAAGAGAAAAATCCAGACATAAAGAGGAAAGGGTCTCCAGCAGACATAAGAGACATCGTTCATCTTCTATTGATAGCAGGGGTAAAGAGAGCAAGGACAACTCTGTTAGCCATGCCAATGATTCCAGTGATGAATCTTTAGATGATTCTAGAag GAAGGTGCATGCAAATAGACACCGATCGCCATCGCCAGTCAGGTCAAGGAAAAG